A part of Kitasatospora azatica KCTC 9699 genomic DNA contains:
- a CDS encoding acyl carrier protein translates to MRQTAEDAAESALPEELVALLTGHLNVQAEAGELSGRTTFESLGLDSLSMMELVVAAEEEYGIVLPEDALDLRPSSTLGEVARAFEHAR, encoded by the coding sequence ATGAGGCAGACGGCGGAAGACGCGGCGGAGTCGGCCCTTCCCGAGGAGTTGGTAGCTCTGCTGACCGGCCACCTTAATGTGCAGGCGGAAGCCGGTGAGCTCTCCGGCAGGACGACGTTCGAGAGTCTCGGCCTGGACTCGCTGTCGATGATGGAACTGGTGGTGGCGGCGGAGGAGGAGTACGGGATCGTCCTGCCCGAGGACGCCCTGGACCTGCGCCCGTCTTCGACCCTGGGCGAGGTGGCTCGGGCGTTCGAGCATGCGCGCTGA
- a CDS encoding DUF6879 family protein, with translation MTQNVPDFGALLRSAERSACHLEMRDSYMDDPVFADWRAGLPVGRQDSTGGTGLGRQHGQKHASPAARQDLLSQ, from the coding sequence ATGACGCAGAACGTGCCGGACTTTGGCGCTCTGCTGAGGAGTGCTGAACGCTCGGCGTGCCATCTGGAGATGCGCGACTCCTACATGGACGACCCGGTGTTCGCCGACTGGCGCGCCGGCCTTCCCGTCGGTCGGCAGGATTCAACGGGCGGAACGGGACTGGGCAGGCAGCATGGGCAGAAGCACGCCTCACCCGCAGCAAGGCAGGACCTGCTGAGCCAATAG
- a CDS encoding beta-ketoacyl-[acyl-carrier-protein] synthase family protein: MRAEIAVTGLGLVTPAGHTVEANWAALCRGRSLAATDPDLVGLPVDFSCRVTDFDAETELGRASGRRVDRFIQFALVAARRAVADAGLDRRTWEAERVGVVLGVGSNSLSAYVTEFGHLGAGRPERVSPLALPRSVPSMAAGEVAIDLGARGPNFTTASACASGATAIGVARDLLRSGTCDIVLAGGSESARSRMTATCFTRMRALSRRRAEPDLASRPFDAQRDGFVLGEGAGILVLERACAARARRAPVLALLRGYGAGADAHHPIAPHPQGDGAVRAIHTALADAGCEPGNVGHVNAHGTSTPLNDAAEARALVRVFGDDGPPVTASKGVIGHALGAAGAIQAAYTVLALRHAAVPPVANFDGQDGDHKLDIVAGRPRPTRGNAGISCSFGFGGQNAVLLFTAS, translated from the coding sequence ATGCGCGCTGAGATCGCGGTCACTGGGCTGGGGCTGGTGACTCCGGCCGGGCATACGGTGGAGGCGAACTGGGCGGCTTTGTGCCGGGGGCGCTCGCTGGCCGCGACGGATCCCGACCTGGTGGGACTGCCAGTCGACTTCTCCTGCCGGGTGACAGACTTCGACGCCGAGACGGAGCTCGGCCGGGCGTCGGGGCGGCGCGTGGACCGCTTTATCCAGTTCGCCCTCGTCGCCGCCCGGCGGGCTGTCGCGGATGCAGGCCTCGATCGTCGTACCTGGGAAGCGGAGCGGGTCGGTGTCGTGCTGGGCGTGGGATCGAACAGTTTGAGTGCGTACGTCACTGAGTTCGGTCACCTCGGCGCCGGGCGGCCGGAGCGGGTCTCGCCACTCGCGCTCCCGCGCAGCGTTCCGAGCATGGCCGCGGGTGAGGTCGCCATCGACCTCGGCGCGCGCGGCCCCAACTTCACCACCGCCAGCGCCTGCGCGTCGGGCGCCACGGCGATCGGAGTGGCCCGGGACCTGCTGCGGTCGGGTACCTGTGACATCGTGCTGGCGGGCGGGAGCGAGTCGGCTCGTTCGCGCATGACGGCCACGTGCTTCACGCGCATGCGGGCGCTGTCCCGGCGCAGGGCTGAACCGGACCTGGCCAGCCGGCCGTTCGACGCGCAACGTGACGGCTTCGTCCTGGGCGAGGGTGCCGGCATCCTCGTCCTCGAACGCGCCTGCGCGGCTCGGGCCCGCCGGGCTCCCGTCCTGGCGCTGCTGCGGGGTTACGGTGCCGGCGCCGATGCGCACCATCCCATCGCCCCGCACCCGCAGGGCGACGGCGCGGTCCGCGCTATCCACACCGCTCTCGCGGACGCCGGGTGCGAGCCGGGGAACGTCGGCCACGTCAACGCGCACGGTACCTCCACCCCGCTGAACGACGCGGCCGAGGCACGAGCCCTCGTCCGCGTCTTCGGTGACGATGGGCCGCCGGTCACCGCGTCCAAGGGCGTGATCGGGCACGCGCTTGGGGCGGCCGGGGCGATCCAGGCGGCGTACACGGTTCTCGCGCTGCGCCATGCGGCCGTCCCGCCGGTGGCGAACTTCGATGGCCAGGACGGGGACCACAAGCTGGACATCGTCGCCGGACGTCCCCGCCCCACGCGCGGCAACGCGGGGATCAGTTGCTCCTTCGGCTTCGGTGGCCAGAACGCCGTTCTGCTGTTCACGGCTTCCTAG
- a CDS encoding ATP-dependent DNA ligase, with amino-acid sequence MTPPSPAAHRVRLPHIEPMLATTGPMAGEGWVGEVKWDGVRSLAYLEGEGAVRLVGRSGTDYTARFPEVAAALAHVPGPLLLDGEIVIPGPDGGPSFALLQRRVHRARPEAIQAGATATPALYVAFDVLARGDRTLLDEPYSVRREDLAQLGLGAPHIAAPGAWPSVEEALAWTKAHFLEGVIAKKSTSAYQPGARSNDWRKLKHLQISRVTLGGWLPGGQAGATVRSLLIGIPVDAGLLYVGSVGSGLSTAERRALATALRRIEVPRSPFTTDALGLPRGTEVRFARPVLQADVAYLEVTAAGHLRQPTWRGLVDPGRTDG; translated from the coding sequence GTGACTCCCCCCTCCCCCGCAGCCCACCGGGTACGGCTTCCGCACATCGAGCCGATGCTCGCCACGACCGGTCCGATGGCGGGCGAGGGCTGGGTCGGCGAGGTCAAGTGGGACGGCGTCCGCAGCCTTGCCTACCTGGAGGGCGAGGGCGCGGTCCGACTCGTCGGACGCTCCGGCACCGACTACACCGCCCGGTTCCCCGAGGTCGCCGCGGCGCTCGCCCACGTGCCCGGGCCGCTGCTGCTCGACGGCGAGATCGTCATCCCGGGCCCGGACGGCGGCCCGTCCTTCGCACTGCTGCAGCGCCGCGTCCACCGCGCCCGCCCCGAAGCGATCCAGGCCGGCGCCACCGCCACCCCCGCCCTGTACGTGGCATTCGACGTGCTGGCGCGCGGCGACCGCACGCTCCTCGATGAGCCCTACTCGGTCCGGCGCGAGGACCTGGCCCAGCTCGGACTCGGCGCTCCGCACATCGCGGCGCCGGGGGCCTGGCCGAGCGTGGAGGAGGCCCTCGCCTGGACGAAGGCGCACTTCCTGGAAGGCGTCATCGCCAAGAAGAGCACGTCGGCCTACCAGCCGGGCGCGCGTTCGAACGACTGGCGAAAGCTCAAGCACCTGCAGATCTCCCGAGTCACCCTCGGCGGCTGGCTGCCCGGCGGCCAGGCCGGCGCCACCGTGCGCTCGCTGCTGATCGGCATCCCTGTCGACGCCGGGCTGCTGTACGTCGGTTCGGTCGGCTCGGGGCTGTCCACGGCCGAGCGGCGCGCGCTGGCCACCGCCCTGCGTCGGATCGAGGTGCCGCGCTCGCCGTTCACCACCGACGCGCTCGGCCTACCGCGCGGCACCGAGGTGCGGTTCGCCCGACCCGTCCTGCAGGCCGACGTCGCCTACCTCGAGGTCACGGCGGCAGGCCACCTCCGACAACCCACCTGGCGCGGCCTGGTGGACCCGGGCCGCACCGACGGCTGA
- a CDS encoding MMPL family transporter yields MDAVRRRAWRVVVSALLAAVCAGVLAPVAFSALSTGGAVATDTEATRARRQAERLGVPSPDLLLAVSQRNGDEREARVQDGTTAVVEKLAGQRDVKTVWSAQTTGDTWLRSKDGRTQLVAVRLKGTDKERKQVAPDVVAAARSAVPGMQVEPSGEVWANREIDETIERDLSRAELLAAPVLFVVLVFVYGSVVSALLPVVVAALAIGCTIPLLGLLAQVTDVSRVAVNAASAIGFGLAVDYSLFLLARVREETSRGADLHTALAAARRSSGRSVAFSAAAVTVCLASALLVPVPMLRALSLAGMIVTVLAALAALTVLPACLRLLGPRAQAWDPLAQWRRAHTGDVSRFWHRMASTVTARPLLAGGLAVLLLALLALPFTHAQLGVVDERTLPSSAPAAAAAERVRAEFTAPPERLLTVVLTGPRATDGAPAYGDRLARVPGITGVRVMRVAPSGEAVVLLAAMSAAPGTPEADIVVREVRQTPAPGSVAVGGRTAEVGDTTNAVLGALPWCLFLLAAGLLALLSAFTRTLVAPLKALLVAAASLGASLGALVVLFQDGHGSAVLGHFMATGTLDASTLLFVLFIALALSVDYEVFLLGRIREEYDRCRDNRTSIIEGVARTGRLMTSAAAAVAISTAAMSTSHVALLKFIGTGVALGALVDAVLVRGVLVPAVMAALGPANWWAPAPVRSPVLISAPVKKGGS; encoded by the coding sequence ATGGATGCGGTGCGGCGCCGGGCCTGGCGGGTGGTGGTGAGTGCCCTGCTGGCGGCGGTGTGCGCGGGGGTGCTGGCCCCGGTTGCCTTTTCGGCGCTGAGCACGGGCGGCGCGGTTGCGACGGACACGGAGGCGACGCGCGCCAGACGGCAGGCAGAGCGGCTTGGCGTGCCCTCGCCCGATCTGCTTCTGGCCGTTTCACAGCGCAACGGCGATGAACGCGAGGCCCGCGTCCAGGACGGCACCACAGCGGTGGTGGAGAAGCTGGCTGGGCAGCGCGACGTCAAGACCGTGTGGTCGGCACAGACCACCGGTGACACGTGGCTGCGCTCCAAGGACGGACGGACCCAGCTGGTCGCCGTACGGCTGAAGGGGACGGACAAGGAACGTAAACAGGTGGCGCCCGATGTGGTGGCGGCGGCCCGCTCGGCCGTCCCGGGGATGCAGGTGGAGCCCAGCGGCGAAGTGTGGGCCAACCGGGAGATCGACGAGACCATCGAGCGCGATCTGAGCCGGGCCGAACTGCTGGCCGCGCCGGTACTCTTCGTCGTCCTGGTCTTCGTCTACGGGTCCGTGGTGTCCGCGCTGCTGCCCGTGGTCGTGGCTGCGCTGGCCATCGGCTGCACCATCCCGCTTCTGGGCCTGCTGGCGCAGGTGACCGACGTTTCACGGGTCGCGGTGAACGCCGCCTCGGCGATCGGTTTCGGCCTGGCTGTCGACTACAGCCTCTTCCTGCTGGCCCGCGTACGGGAGGAGACCTCGCGGGGCGCAGACCTGCACACGGCGCTGGCGGCCGCCCGCCGCTCCAGCGGTCGTTCGGTCGCATTCTCCGCCGCCGCCGTCACCGTATGCCTCGCCAGCGCTTTGCTGGTGCCGGTGCCGATGCTGCGCGCACTGTCCCTGGCCGGCATGATCGTCACCGTGCTGGCGGCGCTGGCCGCCCTGACCGTGCTGCCCGCCTGTCTGCGGCTGCTCGGCCCCCGGGCCCAGGCGTGGGACCCGCTGGCGCAATGGCGGCGTGCCCATACCGGGGACGTAAGTCGCTTCTGGCATCGCATGGCGTCCACGGTCACCGCACGGCCCCTCCTGGCGGGCGGCCTGGCGGTTCTTCTGCTGGCTCTGCTGGCCCTGCCCTTCACCCACGCACAGCTCGGCGTTGTGGACGAACGCACGCTGCCTTCGTCGGCTCCGGCTGCCGCCGCGGCCGAGCGTGTACGCGCCGAGTTCACCGCGCCACCGGAGCGGCTCCTCACCGTGGTCCTCACCGGACCGCGGGCAACGGACGGTGCACCGGCTTACGGCGACCGACTCGCCCGTGTCCCGGGCATCACTGGTGTCCGCGTGATGCGTGTGGCTCCGTCCGGTGAGGCCGTCGTGCTGCTGGCGGCCATGTCCGCCGCCCCCGGCACGCCGGAGGCGGACATCGTGGTACGCGAGGTACGGCAAACCCCCGCCCCGGGAAGCGTGGCGGTGGGCGGGCGAACCGCGGAGGTCGGCGACACGACGAACGCCGTCCTCGGCGCCCTCCCGTGGTGCCTGTTTCTGCTGGCCGCGGGGCTCCTGGCCCTCCTCAGCGCCTTCACCCGCACCCTGGTTGCCCCCCTGAAAGCTTTGCTCGTGGCCGCCGCCAGCCTCGGGGCGAGCCTCGGCGCGCTCGTCGTTCTCTTCCAGGACGGCCACGGCAGCGCAGTACTCGGCCACTTCATGGCGACGGGAACGCTGGACGCCTCGACCCTGCTGTTCGTCCTGTTCATCGCGCTCGCCCTGTCGGTGGACTACGAGGTCTTCCTGCTCGGCCGTATCCGGGAGGAATACGACCGCTGCCGAGACAACCGCACCTCGATCATCGAGGGCGTCGCCCGCACCGGCCGACTGATGACGTCCGCTGCGGCGGCCGTGGCGATTTCGACCGCGGCCATGTCCACCTCCCACGTCGCCCTACTCAAATTCATCGGCACCGGCGTCGCGCTCGGCGCGCTCGTGGACGCCGTCCTGGTACGGGGAGTTCTGGTGCCCGCCGTCATGGCGGCCCTTGGTCCGGCGAATTGGTGGGCTCCGGCCCCTGTCAGGTCTCCGGTGTTGATCAGTGCACCTGTGAAGAAGGGCGGAAGCTGA